The genomic region tgctgcagccttcctgaaggctggctgtgatcatgggaagattgtcaataggccaaatttcactttatcaccatcaatcctggatgacatccctgatctcgcccgaagtatctcgaatcgatttgtaaaaatgatatggacaaaaggtgggcgagagaaggctggagacgaagctcgtagccaccttgatccagtaagaaaccataccttgtgcttaccttttcctgtaaacttgattttgacttccaacgaccttattcatataggatgacgaagccgaagctgatgatcaaaaatgactccgaagccgaagctccttggagatttagatagtagactgtagacagtacttgaaaaacttttgagataacttttgtaaatgtagctaaaacttgtctttaatgaattctgttcataccttgttatatatccttatccttccattgatgtatgagaaatacttcgatgtggacgaaattttcttttgagccgaaggcgaaaaaacaccttcccttcttttcgtacgcagcgaagcatagaaaacaacattttcctttcttctttgtgcacgaagctcttttttccctttcttttttctctttttgccgaagcaaccatttatgcgatgaagatgattatcctacatatgcctagatgaatgtttatgaatgcaaatgctatgatgtaatgtgatgtgcaaatgaatggccaaacacgtatccgaagccatattcatagccattattttcttaaaaacaatcacacctcagctctgcattcccttaggaacgactttggagcttcttcgcctttacttttggcggaatcagcgttgacttttcgctgtaagctctgcattcccttaggaacgactttggagcttcttcgcctttacttttggcggaatcagcgttgacttttcgctgtaagctctgcattcccttaggaacgactttggagcttcttcgcctttactttttggcactcgatggtgcgctctcagcttttacatttacattctttgggggattttgctcttatagaactaaaaaaggaaattacatatgctggccccattaaaaacctttctccccctttggaaaggaaaagggtgccatgaaagaaaaaataaaaaatatgaaaaattacatcgaattatacataatatcgccgaagctcatccgcattccaagacctaggaatgtcattgccgtccatatccttcaatctgtatgaaccgggtcttgacgaagatgctactaagaaaggtccgtcccatttcaactgcaatttgcccactgtttctgggttggccactctccgaagcaccaagtgccctggctcaatattttttagccgaacctttctatcccgccatttgactgtttcggcttgatatttattgatattctccacggcttgcagtctgatcccttctaaagcatctttttctatagaataagcagcttcggaatctgattctgccgaagctactatccttattgatccggttttagcttcctctggagttattgcttcgtcaccgaataacaacttgaatggagtgaagcctgtagaccttgatattgttgtgttgtggctccacaccactttggttagctgatctggccattttcctctgggttgattgaagattaacttcattattcctgtcattataatgccgttggctctttcaacgagtccatttgactccgggtgcctaactgatgcaaaatggatcttcgtaccaatttggtcacagaaatccctgaaagcttcggagtcaaactgtgtcccattgtccacagtgatagcctttggcaccccgaaacgacaaacaatattctgccagaaaaacttttggacggtggccgaagttattgtggctaaaggcttcgcctcaatccatttagaaaaatattccacagctactacaacatatctcaggttcccttgggccggtggtaacggacctaacaagtcaaggccccacctttgcaatggccaagtgggttgtatgagctgtgttaaggacgaaggttgtttttgatctcttgcacatttctgacaaccttcgcacttttgaaccaattctgctgcatccgaagttgccttcggccaataaaacccttggcggaaaatttttccaagtaacggcctagatccgatgtgagatccacacaggcctgcatgtatttctttcattaactctataccttcggttctggataaacatttgagcaacggagcacaaactccatgtttgtacaactccccttctattatgacatatggacgagctcttgcctctatcctcttgttataagcttcgtcatctgaaaggaatttaccctgaaggtaagagatgatctcggttctccaatcttcgctaaaaacaggagatatattaaggactgctctttcaagaagttccaccgaaggtgcttttattgtttcgaagaacacatccgaaggtaaaggcagcccctgtgctgctgacttagctagcaaatcagcatgctcattttgtcctcgagggatatttttgacagaaaacccttcgaaggaagcttcaactcttcgaaccatatccagatatttttcaagcttcggatccttagccttgcaactcttgtcaatatgacccgaaacaacctgggaatcagttttaagtatggcccttctgattcccattgcttttaacttccgaagacctagaatcaatgcttcgtactcagcaatgttatttgtgcaactaaaatcaagctttgccgcataacaagttttgactttggaaggtgaaaccaacacagcagccgctcctgctccgaaggttcctcaagatccatcacaaaacactgtccaggcttcgttgtctttattcgtttcctcctcctgagcccctggcgtccagtcagcaatgaagtctgccagcgcctgggactgaatcgaagatctatgaacatattcaatacaaaattcattgagctctgcagcccattttccaatccttccagtagcttctcggttcctcataatatccttcagaggttgtgatgaaggaacaattatgttgtaagcttggaaatagtgccgaagcttcctggaggccatcaagacagcatacagtaccttctccaactctgtataatttttctttgacaaactaagaacctcggatacaaaatatattggggcctgcctcttgacttgaccatcaagcttctcctggacaagcgctgcacttaccgctgagtgcgaagctgccacatataataacaaaggagcccctggcattggtggagtcaatgttgttagatctattaaatactgttttagctcttcaaaagccttctgctggattggtccccattgaaaggcttcggctgacttcagcacttcgaagaatggtaagtttctctctgctgatctggatatgaatctattgagagatgccaatcttcctgtcaatctttgagcccccttctttgtagttggtggctccatccgaagtatagcttcaattttacttggattagcttcaattccctttgttgaaaccaagcatccaagaaatttccccttcttcactccgaagacgcatttttctggatttaactttaagccagcttgcctgaaactggcgaaggtctcctgcagatcagcaatatgattctcctgcttcgtgcttttgacaatgatgtcatcaacataagttagcacatttctacctatttgagattggagaaccttcgcagtcattcggctgaaacttcctccagcgtttttgagcccctcaggcatccgaagatagcaatatgtgccacttggagttatgaagctagtcttcggctcatcttccttcttcatccaaatttggtgatagcctgaataacagtctaacagactcatgagctctgaagaagctgctgcatcaactaaagagtctatccttggtagtgggaattcatccttcggacaagccttgttaagatctgtaaaatcgatgcacattcgccacctgccattggccttttttaccataacagtgttagctagccattctgggtacttcacttctctgataactcctgcactgaggagtcttttgacttcgttgcgagcaccttcggccttatcatctgacattttccgaagcctttgctttctgggtctgaaggatggatcgacattgagcgagtgctcaataacatccctattaactccgcatagatcattggctgaccatgcaaaaacatctttgttattgaacaaaaaccttatcaaggttttctcctgctcttcggataattgagagtctaacagcaccttctgctctgctatgtcctcacataagagcataggcttcggctgatctgctgaagctgctttctcccttctgaatttgtactgttcacaagcttcagctccatctatgttatggattgcttttgagtcagtccaattgccttcggcccttcttgcagcttcctgacttccatggatagcaatgggtccctgatccgaaggtatcttcatgcaaagataggcaggatgaaggattgcttcgaaggcattgagagtaccacgaccaataattgcattgtaagggtattccatgtcaacaatgtcaaacacaacttgctcagttctagtgttgttgatgaacctgaaggtcactgacatggtgatcttgcccagtgctacaatctgtcttcctccgaagccacagagaggatgtgtagcatcatgaatcttatcttctggctcttgcatttgtctgaaggccttagcaaatatgatgtcagctgcactgcctgtgtcaaccaagacattgtggaccagaaatcctttgataacacaagagataaccatggcatcgttgtgtgggtaatctttgagctgaaggtcctcttgggagaaggtaataggaatgtgagaccatcttgacttgatgaagggtccttgcaccccaacatgctgtacccttctctgtgcttccttcttttgtttcttgttagctggctctgaggatgagccacctgtgatcgggagcaccagcttcgggtccgaagcagctccagcttggtcgttgaacgaagccatcagctcaaaaagtggaagtgagttcaccggaggtgggcgccaatgttggggacttgttctcaaatgctttgaattaagaacaaggcaacataaaatgttaaatgttaatgtccttcgtctatgaaacattattctcttgagaataatggatcttggacgaaggttgatgagagcataattacgaagctcaaatcttcgtaataaaatttcagtaaaaattataaaatgacataaaataaaaggtataaaaggaATAAATACATCATAAATGAATTACAttgtatttacttaatatattgaatcattgaatacaataatacctttgccttggcaaagagttggattccgagagatgcgattgcaattagtcgaatgcgtgaacagtatcgaaatattgttcactatttataggcacaggacgcagcctgtgaggaattacaagtatgccccttatagaagcttacaacattgactcagacctttatggactaaaaggtcattctatctttaagtcggtttgaaatgccgaagctttacgaagaggaaccttcggctatcttatacaaacagcttcatccgaggaccacttctttctataagaccttcggcgacgaagcatagacccaacagttgatgtgtgtgggaacggagtgcctcaccacgtcgtgtgtttaggtttaccttgcaaggttttaaaactcgattcgaatcatctgcttcacgcagctaatgagactgcttgatccatgctgctacattgagtaataagtggaaatgagttgattggGTAATACtgtgtgtgtgggttagggggtttgggtatatggcgcatggcgcatgtgggcccggagtggtcacatggcatggcatatgacgacactagacacacatacgtggctaagaggggaggttcctggattggggttgaccgacgaggacgtcggtcttctaaggggggtggattgtgatatcctggcccctaggatggtgatgtcctggcccaaggcttaatataattaatagagtatctatacaaataaggtgcatcttctttttcggaagtctagttcgaaagaacctccaagttaagtgtgcttggcttggagcaatttgggatgggtgaccaaccaGGAAGTttttcgggtgcgcatgagtgaggacaaagtgcaaacaaaagactcgtgttggtctgtggggacaatatatgatcttagcgagctgccaggagtaagtaccgtcggtccagagattggacggggtgttacatacATGCTTTAAATGTCGTCCTTTTTCGGTGGttaatgtcaaagggggagaagtttagtgaTAAAAGTAATGACaattgtatcaaacaccaaacaccacaaaATTAAAATTTTGATTCTTCAATTGGTTTTGgctttttggtctaaaataggaagtaagtgaattatggagttaggggggggcttaagtccataatgtcacattgtggggtcaaacatgcatcctagcaagtagattgcatatttacatttaaatgtttgtaatatttgcttgctttggttgtgttgtcatcaatcaccaaaaagggggagattgtaaggaaaatggacctcgggccatttggctaaataagttttggtgtttgatgatcaacataacctgtggactaaggaatttgctagtgtttgtgtttgtagttcacaggatgctaaagttacttggaccaaggctTTGAggaaaagcaacacctcaaaagaagacattttgaagatcaagtgaagtccaagaaacaaaggaAGTGTTGCCTACGGATTGTCTGGTCTAGagcacgggactgtccggtggcacacgggactgtccggtgccacaggccggactgtccggtgcaccagggaacaccagcccaacggctagttctaggtggcactgTGGAGAGAAGAACATCGGAGTGTCCGGTGTGAAGTACGGAGTGTCCGGTGTAAAAAGCATGCGTGCCAACGGTTGCGTGCGGTGTCAGACCAacagctaggcgcaccggacagtgaacagtgcattgtCCGGTGTGTCGCAGAGAGCAGCAGcatttctccaacggctagttttgtgttggggtctataaataccaccccaaccgaccatttcaaggtgtgggagcccaagcaacctaccaaggcatagtatacacatttccaagtgctcatacacccaagtgcttaataaaatcactcggtaattagtgtaggtgctttgcgaagtgcttaggttagttagaccactttagcacttgctctaggtgaatcctagttagttgagtgagtttagaaaaaccacacaaccctcggctcttgcgtgagccgttgtaattgtactaagtggggcgagagtcttgcgagaccatgacaaccgccttttgtgtcacggccgccaccgtgtatcggagggaacgaggctcgcggcgttttcggccggaagctcgatagtggagacggcggggagcgtccgagaggagccggaagcggagcaccacttgcgtgtggagaaggccgcggctctctacggagttactcgaccgaggtgcttggccctcgcgtgggcttccctttgcgtaggggcaccaacgaggattagtcgggatcttgcgtggttccggatacctcggtaaaaataccggcatcatccacgagagtttgcatctctaccttgctctttagcttccacatTCATATTAAGcagttaagtttcaatcttgtctttatacttatattgttatagattgaaacttagccattgcggtagagatagcaacgctTAGACAaaaactagtttgcatattctactttgattaattgcataggttttactctagggttttatttgtgatctagtttagtgaaagttttagaagttctaatttaccccctcttaggtgtcatcTGTTTCCTTCAGCGACGACGGATGGGATTGGTGACGGGGTGGAACCATCGAAAGGGATAGGGTCGTTAGGGCCGACATGGTGTGAATCGATCGGGTGGAAAGGTGGATTTATTGGAGTGGAGATGGACACCGATTTGCGTATCGGCTGGACAATAAGGTATCATTAGGCTAGGGCTGTCATGAATCCCAATTATAATTTATTTCTTCGATTTTTTGAAGTGGTGTCTTTAGTAGTTTTGATGATTTACTCATTATATTTTTACTCTTAGTCGTGTTTGTCCTTTCGTTGCTGAAGAGCAAAACTAAACAAAAATCGCGACTAAAGGTAAAAATGCTTTATATGCGTTCCTAGGATGGGAAATCTGATCTTTTTTTCATTTCACTCATCATTCGTTTGTTTTCCAGGTCATGATGGTCTTCTGCAAGAAGCAATTTTGTTCAGTGCAAGTTTTTGCTCGTACGTACATTCGAACACAACACTACCGTAATCACAGATAAACAAATAATATAGATTCAAGACCATGCATGCAATGCATACATGTTGCAACATGCATGGTAATCGAAACAAGAATAAGAAGATAGTGCAAACATAGGCCTGCCGGCCGGCCCGGCCGGATGAAAACCGCAGGGAACACTAGCGGAACTGGCAGCAGCCTTGGATATGATCGATCGGTGAAGCAGCAGCTGGTGCATGGCATGGCGGCTTTGGCGGTGGTGATGTCACCTCCTGCTCCGTCGACGGCAGCAGGTTGAGGTCCAGCTCCAGGTTGATTCTACTCTCCTGCAGCAGCTTGCTACTGCTGTCTTGTTGGTCCTCGGTCCCCGTGGCGGGCGACGAGCTGGTGGTGGTGAGCGGCCGGTGGCGCCTCATGTGCCCGCCGAGCGCTTGGCCGGACGTGAACACGGAGCCGCATGACGAGCACTCGTGCGCGGGCCTCGTCGCCGCTAGGCTAAGCGTGGTGGTGATGGCCATTGCCGCCAGCACCTCCTCTGCTGGCCGTCGCGGATGCTTGTTGTGGCTGGTGCGGTGGCCGCCGAGGGCCTGGAAAGAGGGGAAGCACCTGTTGCACGTCTTGCACTCGTACGACACGCACACACCACCTCTGGCCTCGGCGGCGGCCAAGAACCTGCGGCTCCCCGTGCTCTTTGGCCTGCTACGGGGTGCCGGCATTACTCTAGCTGCCTCAATGGCGGCGGGGCCCTGGGCGAGGAGGATGAGGCATTTGGCCATGTCCTCCTCCTCGTCTTCCAGTTCCTCTTTCTGTGTGGTGCTGCTGCTGTGCGAGGAGGAGGATGAAGCGGCGGGCGGCGACCGGTGGCGCCGTCGCTTGCTGTTGGGGACGATGGCGTCGGAGCAGTCCGGGACCGACGACATGGGCGGCGGCGAGGTGGTcgtcgtctcctcctcctcctcctcctcctcctcctccttttTGGGAAGAAGAACATCTATCTATATATGTCTACTATGTGTGCTTGCAAAATAAACGTACCAAAAATAGCTCTGTCATGCATGCATACAGATATACTCTTTTTATAGCAACAACTAACACAGATGAtgatattgtgttgttgttgataGCAATATTTTATTTAAGACTGGTTATCTTGACTATATGTATATATACCCTGCCATTTCATGGAATTGTTGTATGCATGGCCAGAAGAATATATAGAGGATATAGTAAACTAGAACAGCAGGCAGACTGAGAGAGTAGTGAACATAGGTAATTAATACACAGCAAGCAGGGGCAAGTCATGTACGTAGTTGGTAAATGGTAATTACTACGAGGGCGATGTGCACTGCATGCAATCTCAAGAAGGGCGGAGCGAGGATCACATCCTATATATGCATGCAGACTTGGACGATGCACAAGAGTCAGAGACAGAGTATACTACTTCTGAACCAGTGCTTATGTCTTTGTCACAGTCGGATTGGGGTGGATCGGACAGTGGCTGCACCTTGAAGTCTCAGGGCATTTTTCAGAACCAACTAATGCTAATTTTGATGGACAGTGGAAGTTCCCATACTTTCATCGGTGATCAATTCGGTGGCAGACGACTTCAAACAACCCAAGTGGGTGCCTATATTTGTTAGTGTCCGAGTGGCTAATGGCGACGTTCTGCACTGTCAAGAGAAATGGTTGCAAGTACCATGCCAAAGAATAACACCTGGCAGACGACTTCAAACAACCCAGTTCGGCCATATTGCTACCCTCCTCAACTTAAAGACGATGAGATTGAATGCCAAGTTGCTGACAGGCTACAGCAGGGGTGTAATCCAGAAGAGCCATAGTTCATTTGCTTCCCGGATTCTCTTAGTCAAGAAAAAGAATAACACCTGGCGCTTTTGTGTTGACTAACGTTACCTCGATGCTTTGACACTCAAGACTAAGTATCTGGTCCCCGTTTTTGACCAACACTCGTGGACAAGTTGGCAAACACACATTGGTTCAGTAAATTGGACCTCAagtcggggtatcaccaaatccttcTGAAACCATGCGAAGAATACAAAACGGCCTTTCAGACCCACATGGGGCACTATGTATTCAAAGTAATGGCTTTTGGTCTGTAACACATTCCTTGCTGCTATAAACGACACATTACAACAAAAGGCGTACTCTAAATGTAACACCCAAATTCTATTTTGGGATTTTATAAGCGTTTCCCTAAAAGATTAAGTTAAAATGACTTTTAATAGATTTCTTTCTCTATGAAAATATATAATTAGAAATACTTTTAAAAAATACTATTTGAATTAAAGTAACTCTTGCTTATATAAACACTCCTAAAATGAATAATTAATGAATACTAAGTTTTTTAGTATACATTTAATTAGAATATATATACATTCAAAAGATTACCTTCTTAGAATGAAatatgtgtgtattatgttttggaGCATTTTTACCTAAATAATATAATTAATAAATAGATAAATATTATTTGCATCTCATGTTGGGATATTTGTTTGTTGCATTTCAATTGCTAAACTTAGATTTGAATTCGATTTGAAGTAAAATAAAACGaaatagaaaacagaaaagaaaaagggaaagacaAAAAGAGAAAACGTTTGCTGGACTGAATCCTTTGCATCGGCCCATTCCCACGCCTCTGTGCGGCCCAGTATACGAGTCGGTGCCGAGAGGCGGGCCCCACCGACCAATCACTCAGCTGCGCGAATCGACATAAGGCTATCCGCAGCGGTTCCttctaaatttttccccctatatcacttttctgggtcacatcatcaaTAGTTTATCCCCTACTTTTTCATCTTCCGCagtggttccccctaaatactccccctataccccactacaatataaaatattattttctatACCTACTTTTTATCTACTATTAATTTTTCTTCTACTATTAATTCAAAGCGGGCCCACACGAACAGTGCAAGGGGGAGCTCGCGCGCGCGCTGCAGCTGGCGGGAGAGAGAGGAGTCCCGCCGCGTAGAGCGCCTGCTAGAGGCAGCCGCTGCAGCGCTAGGGAGTACCCTGTAGCCGGCATGCAAGCTACAGGGCAAGGGGAGGGGGAAGCGCGCGGTGTCCGTTGCGGACAGTCTAA from Zea mays cultivar B73 chromosome 6, Zm-B73-REFERENCE-NAM-5.0, whole genome shotgun sequence harbors:
- the LOC103631171 gene encoding zinc finger protein ZAT5 — encoded protein: MSSVPDCSDAIVPNSKRRRHRSPPAASSSSSHSSSTTQKEELEDEEEDMAKCLILLAQGPAAIEAARVMPAPRSRPKSTGSRRFLAAAEARGGVCVSYECKTCNRCFPSFQALGGHRTSHNKHPRRPAEEVLAAMAITTTLSLAATRPAHECSSCGSVFTSGQALGGHMRRHRPLTTTSSSPATGTEDQQDSSSKLLQESRINLELDLNLLPSTEQEVTSPPPKPPCHAPAAASPIDHIQGCCQFR